A single region of the Nocardioides aquaticus genome encodes:
- a CDS encoding helix-turn-helix domain-containing protein, with protein sequence MSCVDPPAIRAARERLGLTQHRLARLVGVAGGERISRWELGLDEPRPDLLVRLATVLELPPADLLVGARRDLRKLRYCAGLSSPELAAAVHVSTRSYVRWESGAWVRPPSAEILRALARALNVPVGAVCDALDLAEHPK encoded by the coding sequence ATGAGTTGCGTCGACCCCCCGGCAATTAGGGCAGCCCGGGAAAGACTTGGATTGACCCAGCACAGGTTGGCGCGCCTCGTCGGGGTCGCTGGCGGGGAACGCATTTCGCGTTGGGAGCTCGGTCTCGACGAGCCCCGACCAGATCTGCTGGTCCGTCTCGCTACCGTCCTCGAGTTACCTCCAGCCGACCTCCTTGTTGGCGCGCGCCGCGACCTGCGGAAGCTGCGTTACTGCGCTGGCCTGTCCTCACCCGAACTCGCTGCCGCGGTGCACGTGTCGACCCGCAGCTACGTGCGATGGGAGTCAGGCGCCTGGGTGCGACCGCCCAGTGCCGAGATCCTTCGAGCGCTCGCCCGGGCACTCAACGTCCCCGTGGGGGCCGTCTGCGACGCACTGGATCTTGCTGAGCATCCCAAGTAG
- a CDS encoding helix-turn-helix domain-containing protein, producing MSDQQAIQQVRAQPIRQTTLTLLSATMNIAQAATYLGIAKSTLYTWRTRRPGFGPRAVKAGGALRYRRSDLDAWIEAHAEAFDDPESDHIHADTRGAASPSGALGSMSRRSRPRQR from the coding sequence ATGAGCGACCAGCAGGCAATCCAACAAGTCCGCGCGCAACCGATCAGACAGACGACCCTCACCCTCTTGTCTGCAACGATGAATATCGCCCAGGCGGCCACCTATCTTGGGATCGCAAAATCGACGCTCTACACGTGGCGCACCCGCCGACCGGGGTTCGGACCGCGGGCGGTGAAGGCGGGCGGCGCCCTGCGCTACCGCCGCTCAGATCTCGACGCATGGATTGAGGCACACGCCGAGGCCTTTGATGATCCGGAGTCGGATCACATCCACGCAGACACACGAGGCGCTGCGTCCCCATCCGGCGCGCTAGGTTCCATGTCACGGCGTTCGAGGCCCCGACAGCGATAA
- a CDS encoding ArsR/SmtB family transcription factor, whose translation MPEDVLAAIDIIGNNVRTEILRQLAQGASTAHDLAAQIGVHVASIHRHLVVLEQHDLVRTDVDRSKRRGQMVLWRTDTATITDYAQVWARYASGRG comes from the coding sequence ATGCCCGAGGATGTGCTCGCCGCCATCGACATCATCGGCAACAACGTGCGCACCGAGATTTTGCGTCAACTGGCGCAGGGCGCCTCGACCGCGCACGATCTGGCTGCACAGATCGGTGTGCACGTGGCCAGCATCCACCGGCACCTAGTGGTCCTAGAGCAACACGACCTGGTGAGGACCGATGTCGACCGCAGCAAGCGTCGAGGCCAGATGGTGCTGTGGCGCACTGACACGGCGACCATCACCGATTACGCCCAGGTGTGGGCCCGCTACGCGTCCGGGCGCGGCTGA